One stretch of Poecilia reticulata strain Guanapo linkage group LG21, Guppy_female_1.0+MT, whole genome shotgun sequence DNA includes these proteins:
- the LOC103457957 gene encoding trace amine-associated receptor 1-like: protein MEPEVNASRAATHPCYESYDSSYKFTSSPSFICVALYVFLGSLSLITVCGNLLVITSIIYFKQLHTPNNYLVLSLAVADLLVGVLVFPFSMAFTVTSCWYDEDLFCKVRGSFDVTLSTASILNLCCISIDRYYAVCKPLTYKSTMTDRIIAMMILGCWGTAALIGIGIIIAGFNQGKCEGDCVIDALISTSLACIFSFYIPVILMLGIYLKIFLVAQSQLNSIHSIGCRSKKSTAAVSKTERKATKTLAVVMGVFILCWTPYFLCIIFQPLTYNVTPISVIETLNWLTLSNSMLNPFIYAFFYRWFRSAVRMMISGKIFQGDFANTKLF from the coding sequence ATGGAACCAGAGGTGAATGCCAGCAGAGCTGCCACACATCCCTGTTATGAATCATACGACTCGTCTTACAAATTCACAAGCAGCCCTTCTTTTATTTGTGTGGCATTATACGTTTTCCTTGGCTCTCTGTCTCTCATAACAGTGTGTGGAAATCTCCTTGTGATAACGTCAATCATTTACTTCAAACAGCTCCACACTCCCAACAACTACCTCGTCCTCTCCCTCGCTGTGGCCGACCTGCTTGTCGGCGTTTTAGTTTTCCCCTTCAGCATGGCGTTCACTGTCACTTCATGCTGGTATGACGaagatttgttttgcaaagtGCGAGGCAGCTTTGATGTGACACTGAGCACAGCTTCGATTTTGAACCTATGTTGCATTTCTATCGACAGGTATTACGCTGTGTGTAAGCCGCTGACTTACAAAAGTACAATGACTGATCGTATCATTGCAATGATGATTCTGGGATGCTGGGGTACGGCAGCCTTAATTGGAATTGGCATCATCATTGCAGGATTCAATCAGGGAAAATGTGAAGGGGACTGTGTAATTGATGCTTTGATATCGACCAGTTTGGcatgtatattttctttctatatCCCAGTCATTCTAATGCTTGGTATTTATCTAAAGATTTTCCTTGTTGCACAGAGTCAGTTAAACAGCATCCACAGCATTGGCTGTCGAAGCAAAAAGTCTACTGCCGCTGTTAGCAAGAcggaaagaaaagcaacaaaaacccTTGCTGTTGTGATGGGGGTTTTTATCTTGTGCTGGACTCCCTACTTTCTGTGCATCATCTTTCAGCCTTTAACATATAATGTGACACCAATTTCTGTTATTGAAACTCTAAACTGGCTAACTTTGTCAAATTCTATGTTGAATCCTTTCATCTATGCTTTCTTTTACAGATGGTTTCGATCAGCTGTCAGAATGATGATTTCTGGAAAGATTTTTCAAGGAGACTTTGCAAACACAAAGCTCTTCTAA
- the LOC103457747 gene encoding trace amine-associated receptor 1-like, which produces MDVDLVVNSSSVDPIHPCYISDNDTYMFAHNPSVICVSLYIFLGLLSVITVCGNFLVIFSIIYFRQLHTPTNYLILSLAVADLLVGVLVFPFSMAFTVTTCMHYESLFCKIRDSFDVTMCTSSILNLCCISIDRYHAVCEPLTYRTKINARVTGMMILFSWGVSVLIGIGIIVAGFSQGACEDTCSVDIIVANTMGPVFSFYLPAVLMLCIYFKIFLVAQRQLNSIQSTNGQSMKSGATASRMERKATKTLATVMGVFLLCLTPYFICVVFQPLYYEPPPLPVIETLNWLTLSNSMLNPLIYAFFYSWFRSAVRTVVSGKIFHSDSANSRLF; this is translated from the coding sequence ATGGATGTAGATCTTGTGGTCAACAGCAGCAGTGTTGACCCCATACATCCCTGCTACATCTCAGACAATGACACTTACATGTTTGCACATAACCCCTCTGTTATATGTGTATCTTTGTACATTTTCCTTGGATTACTGTCTGTAATCACTGTCTGTGGAAactttcttgtaatattttccatcatttatttcagacagCTCCACACTCCTACCAACTACCTCATTCTCTCTCTAGCTGTCGCTGACCTGCTTGTCGGGGTCTTGGTGTTCCCCTTCAGCATGGCTTTCACCGTCACTACATGCATGCACTATGAGAGTTTGTTCTGCAAAATACGCGACAGCTTTGACGTCACAATGTGCACGTCCTCTATTCTCAACCTGTGCTGCATCTCCATAGACAGATACCATGCGGTGTGCGAGCCACTGACATACAGGACGAAAATAAACGCTCGGGTAACCGGGATGATGATCCTGTTCAGCTGGGGTGTTTCTGTCCTAATAGGAATTGGCATCATTGTTGCGGGATTCAGCCAAGGCGCATGTGAGGACACATGCTCTGTTGACATTATAGTGGCCAACACTATGGGAcctgttttctccttttacCTTCCAGCAGTCCTAATGCTATGCATTTACTTTAAGATTTTCCTGGTTGCTCAGAGACAACTGAACAGCATCCAGAGCACAAACGGCCAGAGCATGAAGTCTGGAGCAACAGCCAGCAGGATGGAGAGGAAGGCCACCAAAACCCTAGCAACTGTGATGGGAGTGTTTCTTTTATGTCTCACTCCCTACTTTATCTGTGTCGTCTTCCAGCCATTATACTACGAACCGCCACCACTTCCTGTGATAGAAACACTGAACTGGCTTACGCTGTCAAATTCAATGCTGAATCCTTTGATTTATGCCTTCTTTTACAGCTGGTTCCGATCAGCTGTCAGGACGGTCGTCTCAGGAAAGATATTCCACAGCGATTCAGCCAACTCCagattattttga